From Leeia speluncae:
CGGTCGTCGGTGTACACCCGTTGGAACACGAAGCCTTGTTGTGGGTTGATGCGATGGTAGTAGGTTTCTTCCAAGATGCTTTCTTCTGGAATGGCGTCTTGGTCGTGTTTGTGCGGTGGGTAGCTAGAGCTATGGCTCTGCGGCGTACGCACTTCGACGACTAGCAACGATTCTGCCGGTTCGGTTTGTGGCAGGATATCGGTGATGTAGCGTGTATTGGTGGCTACACCACGGACTGAGCGTTTGATCATCGATGGCTCAATCAGACGTGCCGGTAGTTTGCCTTCTGCAGGTGCTGTACAGATGGCGATTTCTACGTCCGTGTGCGCAGCGACTTCCCACGTTTGATGCGGTGGGATGTAAGCAGCATATGGTGCGCGTTCGTCAAACACGCTGGTGCGTGAGCCGATTTCTTTCCAGGTTTGATCACCCGCTTTGATCGTCACCACACCAGAAAGCAGCACAATGCAGGTTTCTTTGTTGGTTTCGAGTTTGCTGACCACTTCACCTACGTTCAGGTGTTTGACGTTAAAGCCAACATACGTCCAGCCGGCACTTTCCGGGGTA
This genomic window contains:
- the iolB gene encoding 5-deoxy-glucuronate isomerase, producing the protein MTLLAKNTKQGQDRVLVTPESAGWTYVGFNVKHLNVGEVVSKLETNKETCIVLLSGVVTIKAGDQTWKEIGSRTSVFDERAPYAAYIPPHQTWEVAAHTDVEIAICTAPAEGKLPARLIEPSMIKRSVRGVATNTRYITDILPQTEPAESLLVVEVRTPQSHSSSYPPHKHDQDAIPEESILEETYYHRINPQQGFVFQRVYTDDR